A genome region from Tenrec ecaudatus isolate mTenEca1 chromosome 13, mTenEca1.hap1, whole genome shotgun sequence includes the following:
- the RALB gene encoding ras-related protein Ral-B produces the protein MAANKNKSQSSLALHKVIMVGSGGVGKSALTLQFMYDEFVEDYEPTKADSYRKKVVLDGEEVQIDILDTAGQEDYAAIRDNYFRSGEGFLLVFSITEHESFTATAEFREQILRVKAEEDKIPLLVVGNKSDLEERRQVPIEEARSKAEEWGVQYVETSAKTRANVDKVFFDLMREIRAKKLSENKEKNGKKSSKNKKSFKERCCLL, from the exons ATGGCTGCCAACAAGAACAAGAGCCAGAGCTCCTTGGCTCTCCACAAGGTGATCATGGTTGGCAGTGGCGGCGTTGGCAAGTCAGCCCTGACTCTTCAGTTTATGTATGATGAG tTTGTGGAAGACTATGAACCTACCAAAGCTGACAGTTACAGAAAGAAAGTGGTTCTTGACGGTGAAGAAGTTCAGATAGATATTCTGGACACTGCGGGGCAGGAGGACTATGCGGCCATTCGAGACAACTACTTTCGGAGTGGGGAGGGCTTTCTCTTGGTGTTCTCCATCACCGAACACGAGTCCTTTACAGCGACGGCCGAGTTCAG GGAACAGATTCTCCGAGTTAAGGCTGAAGAAGATAAAATTCCACTGCTAGTGGTGGGAAACAAGTCGGACTTAGAGGAGCGGAGGCAGGTGCCCATTGAGGAGGCCAGAAGTAAAGCCGAAGAGTGGGGTGTGCAGTACGTGGAGACGTCGGCTAAAACGCGCGCCAACGTGGACAAG GTGTTCTTTGACCTGATGAGAGAAATCAGAGCCAAGAAGCTGTCAGAAAACAAAGAGAAGAATGGCAAGAAAAGCAGCAAGAACAAGAAGAGTTTTAAAGAAAGATGTTGCTTACTCTGA